In one window of Arachis ipaensis cultivar K30076 chromosome B06, Araip1.1, whole genome shotgun sequence DNA:
- the LOC110263739 gene encoding homeobox-leucine zipper protein REVOLUTA-like, with product MPWGLVLSSYLLLLMKCSQMMLDCCLSRKKYCASKKGAIETDVHGDKKDSVIASQTLDLTSGFEVGPTTNGARDLVSCHSARSVLTIAFQFPFDNSLQDNVAVMARQYICSVISSVQRVAMAIFPSGINSAVGSKLSPGSPEALTLANWIYCSYSYYLGAELLRSDSLIGESVLKHLWHHQDAILCCSLKSVPVFIFANQGGLDMLETTWVALQDIMWCLVLTTSCEGREN from the exons ATGCCGTGGGGGCTTGTTCTGAGCTCATATTTGCTCCTATTGATGAAATGTTCCCAGATGATGCTTGATTGTTGCCTTTCG AGAAAAAAGTATTGTGCAAGTAAGAAAGGAGCTATTGAAACTGATGTGCAT ggtgataaaaaggattcAGTGATAGCAAGTCAAACCCTGGATTTGACATCTGGTTTTGAAGTTGGCCCAACAACAAATGGTGCACGCGATTTGGTATCATGTCATAGTGCTCGGTCGGTGTTGACTATTGCCTTCCAGTTTCCTTTTGACAATAGTCTGCAGGATAATGTTGCTGTCATGGCACGCCAGTACATCTGTAGTGTGATTTCCTCTGTGCAGAGGGTTGCCATGGCGATTTTTCCATCTGGTATAAACTCGGCAGTTGGCTCAAAACTCTCTCCTGGTTCTCCAGAGGCTCTTACACTAGCCAACTGGATCTACTGCAGTTATAG TTATTATTTGGGGGCAGAGTTGCTGAGATCTGATTCTCTCATTGGTGAGTCAGTGCTTAAACATTTGTGGCATCATCAGGATGCTATTTTGTGCTGTTCTTTGAAG TCGGTGCCTGTGTTTATCTTTGCAAACCAGGGTGGCCTTGACATGTTGGAAACAACTTGGGTGGCTTTACAAGACATCATGTGG TGCCTTGTATTAACTACATCTTGTGAAGGCAGAGAAAACTAG